A DNA window from Actinomadura coerulea contains the following coding sequences:
- a CDS encoding SDR family NAD(P)-dependent oxidoreductase, translated as MRDDDVRTCLRVLAELADAPDGDPDVARVRAAAGAFVRRTRERERAEARLRRAAADARMLAATATGAAGRVEGAPAEPPREAVPSGTVTGGLRACYVCKAHFREADAFYHRLCPPCAREHRRHRHARADLAGRRAIVTGGRVKAGFELVLKLLRDGAAVTALTRFPADARRRFAEVADRDDWHDRLTVAGMDLRDVPSLVRWCDALVEAGEPLDILVNLAAQTLRHPPESYAELLAGEGAPGGELRAGGLHHRRGLAAPGPLPVPLATGAVDIAGLLRDPSPVNSWTRLVHEVDPVELLEVQLINVTAPFVLLGRLRPLLELSRHPRRYVVNVSAVEGQFDRVYKGAEHPHTNMAKAALNMLTRTTASELAEHGVHVTSVDPGWFTDQQPEPARARRTAAGFRPPLDVVDAAARIYHPIVRGERDGDPPSGCLLKDYQVVNW; from the coding sequence ATGCGCGACGACGATGTGCGGACCTGCCTGCGCGTCCTGGCGGAACTGGCGGACGCTCCGGACGGCGACCCCGACGTGGCGCGGGTGCGGGCGGCGGCGGGCGCGTTCGTGCGGCGGACGCGGGAGCGCGAGCGGGCGGAGGCCCGGCTGCGGCGCGCGGCGGCCGACGCGCGGATGCTGGCCGCGACCGCCACCGGCGCGGCCGGACGCGTCGAGGGCGCGCCCGCCGAGCCGCCGCGCGAGGCCGTCCCGTCCGGGACGGTGACGGGCGGGCTGCGCGCCTGCTACGTCTGCAAGGCGCACTTCCGGGAGGCCGACGCGTTCTACCACCGCCTCTGCCCGCCGTGCGCGCGGGAGCACCGGCGGCACCGGCACGCGCGGGCCGACCTGGCGGGGCGCCGCGCGATCGTCACGGGCGGGCGGGTCAAGGCCGGGTTCGAGCTCGTGCTGAAGCTGCTGCGGGACGGCGCCGCCGTGACCGCCCTGACCCGGTTCCCCGCCGACGCGCGCCGCCGCTTCGCCGAGGTCGCCGACCGGGACGACTGGCACGACCGCCTCACGGTCGCCGGCATGGACCTGCGGGACGTCCCGTCCCTCGTGCGGTGGTGCGACGCGCTCGTCGAGGCCGGCGAGCCGCTCGACATCCTGGTGAACCTGGCGGCGCAGACGCTGCGGCATCCGCCGGAGTCGTACGCCGAGTTGCTGGCGGGCGAGGGGGCGCCGGGCGGGGAACTGCGGGCGGGCGGTCTCCACCACCGGCGGGGGCTCGCGGCGCCCGGCCCGCTGCCCGTACCCCTGGCGACCGGAGCGGTCGACATCGCGGGCCTGCTGCGCGACCCGTCCCCGGTCAACTCCTGGACGCGGCTGGTGCACGAGGTCGATCCCGTCGAGCTGCTGGAGGTGCAGCTCATCAACGTGACGGCGCCGTTCGTCCTGCTGGGACGGCTGCGTCCCCTGCTGGAGCTCTCGCGGCATCCGCGGCGGTACGTGGTGAACGTCTCGGCCGTCGAGGGGCAGTTCGACCGCGTGTACAAGGGCGCCGAGCACCCGCACACGAACATGGCGAAGGCGGCGCTGAACATGCTGACGCGCACGACCGCGTCCGAGCTGGCCGAGCACGGCGTGCACGTGACCAGCGTCGACCCTGGCTGGTTCACCGACCAGCAGCCGGAGCCCGCGCGGGCGCGCCGGACCGCCGCCGGGTTCCGCCCGCCGCTGGACGTCGTCGACGCCGCGGCCCGGATCTACCACCCGATCGTGCGCGGCGAGCGCGACGGCGACCCGCCGAGCGGCTGCCTGCTGAAGGACTACCAGGTCGTCAACTGGTGA
- a CDS encoding glycosyltransferase family 4 protein: MRTVGESDPGESRGRVVMLVDNGVDKDSRVQKAATSIAAAGWEVHLLGCVRGRRRQTWRLGGARVLLVPRQEILSRPRARVWRSTLRRPLAYPHTEVAAYRRRLVQSRRADIAATRLAPGFDGPVWKAWLWARRISAKTQQSWVALRAHQTDSLTRARTDANSPVERLTLAFWRKLLGDRAWRVLDRGLWDWDTAYRATVDELEPDIIHANDFRMLGVGARAVRRARARGREVKLVWDAHEFLPGIRPWHDGARWHPAVCAYEREYAGAADAVVTVSAALADMLVEHHGLRHKPAVVLNAPLIGEDPAASGFIPDLRELCGVDAGTPIAVYSGGASEPRGLTIMIETLPRLAGLHVALVVPVPGGSEAKRLLQRADELGVRDRVHILPYVPFDQVVPFLAAADFGAIPIHHWPNHEIALITKFFEYSHARLPIVVSDVKAMSEMVRGTGQGEVFRAEDEDDYVRAAEAVLSDPERYRAVYDARPDLLRAWTWEAQAEILDGVYTELLPTAARPSPRAA, from the coding sequence ATGCGCACCGTGGGGGAGAGCGATCCCGGGGAATCGCGTGGCCGTGTCGTCATGCTCGTCGACAACGGCGTCGACAAGGACTCCCGGGTGCAGAAGGCCGCGACGTCCATCGCCGCCGCGGGGTGGGAGGTGCACCTCCTCGGCTGCGTCCGGGGCCGGAGGAGGCAGACCTGGCGGCTGGGCGGCGCCCGCGTCCTGCTCGTCCCGCGGCAGGAGATCCTCAGCAGGCCGCGCGCCCGGGTCTGGCGGTCCACGCTCCGCCGTCCGCTGGCCTATCCGCACACGGAGGTCGCGGCGTACCGGCGGCGGCTGGTCCAGTCCCGGCGGGCCGACATCGCCGCGACCCGCCTCGCACCCGGCTTCGACGGGCCGGTGTGGAAGGCATGGCTGTGGGCCCGGCGGATCTCGGCGAAGACCCAGCAGAGCTGGGTCGCGCTGCGCGCCCACCAGACGGACTCCCTCACCAGGGCCCGCACGGACGCGAACTCGCCGGTCGAGCGCCTCACCCTCGCGTTCTGGCGGAAGCTCCTGGGCGATCGGGCCTGGCGCGTTCTGGACCGCGGCCTGTGGGACTGGGACACCGCCTACAGGGCGACCGTCGACGAGCTCGAACCGGACATCATCCACGCCAACGACTTCCGCATGCTCGGGGTCGGCGCGCGCGCCGTGCGGCGTGCGCGGGCCAGAGGCCGCGAGGTGAAGCTCGTGTGGGACGCGCACGAGTTCCTTCCCGGCATCCGCCCCTGGCATGACGGGGCGCGCTGGCATCCCGCCGTGTGCGCCTACGAACGCGAGTACGCCGGCGCGGCCGACGCGGTGGTGACCGTCTCGGCGGCCCTCGCCGACATGCTCGTCGAGCACCACGGGCTCCGGCACAAGCCGGCCGTCGTGCTCAACGCGCCGCTCATCGGGGAGGACCCGGCCGCCTCCGGCTTCATTCCTGACCTGCGGGAGCTGTGCGGCGTGGACGCCGGCACCCCGATCGCCGTCTACAGCGGCGGCGCCTCCGAGCCGCGCGGCCTCACCATCATGATCGAGACCCTGCCGCGGCTGGCGGGGCTGCACGTCGCCCTGGTCGTTCCGGTGCCGGGAGGCAGCGAGGCGAAGCGGCTGCTCCAGCGCGCCGACGAGCTCGGTGTCCGGGACCGGGTGCACATCCTGCCGTACGTTCCGTTCGACCAGGTCGTCCCGTTCCTGGCGGCGGCGGACTTCGGCGCCATCCCGATCCACCACTGGCCGAACCACGAGATCGCGCTGATCACGAAGTTCTTCGAGTACTCGCACGCGCGGCTCCCGATCGTCGTCAGCGACGTCAAGGCGATGAGCGAGATGGTGCGGGGCACCGGGCAGGGCGAGGTGTTCCGGGCCGAGGACGAGGACGACTACGTCCGGGCCGCCGAGGCCGTGCTGAGCGACCCGGAGCGGTACCGCGCCGTGTACGACGCACGCCCGGACCTGCTCCGCGCGTGGACCTGGGAGGCGCAGGCCGAGATCCTGGACGGCGTCTACACGGAACTGCTGCCGACCGCCGCGCGGCCCTCCCCGAGGGCGGCCTAG
- a CDS encoding glycosyltransferase, giving the protein MSPHRRPRLLYLAFYFPPSRASGVYRARATANRLVQQGFDVTVFTAPLPFLYDTIGSVDEKLGETVDPSITVVRPKLNQYSWQTELQDYSGFRGRFPHLAQSMYEWGQEHRFPERYGSWARACVRKALRMHARRRFDVVLATGNPFASFGAAWRLHQLARIPYILDYRDSWTLDLFSEEPAFADGDPAWKWESRVLGSASGIVFVNEALRTWHAERYPGQADRMFVVPNGWDADTFPAVAEPPPSAAAPAGGLAPRFAYVGTLTGKQPIEQMVEGFRRAREHPDMANAELDLHGYLGFFKGSDGGLRKRLAAGAGDAEPDAPGEQDPAPSVRYRGPVSKTEIAEVYRTSDVLVFLAGGARYVTSGKIFEYMAAGRPIVSVHAPGSAAEEILRDYPLWFNPGGLDPEDIAASMVAAAKAAAGLDGRQVTEARGYADRFERNVALEPLVQRLAGLAGRKRAVAG; this is encoded by the coding sequence ATGTCCCCCCACCGCCGCCCGCGCCTGCTCTACCTCGCCTTCTACTTCCCCCCTTCCCGGGCGAGCGGGGTCTACCGGGCACGAGCCACCGCCAACCGCCTCGTCCAGCAGGGCTTCGACGTCACGGTCTTCACGGCGCCGCTGCCCTTCCTGTACGACACCATCGGGTCGGTCGACGAGAAGCTCGGCGAGACCGTCGACCCGAGCATCACGGTGGTGCGGCCCAAGCTGAACCAGTACTCCTGGCAGACGGAACTCCAGGACTACAGCGGCTTCCGGGGCAGGTTCCCCCACCTGGCCCAGTCGATGTACGAGTGGGGGCAGGAGCACCGCTTCCCGGAACGGTACGGTTCGTGGGCCCGCGCCTGCGTCCGCAAGGCTCTGCGCATGCACGCGCGCCGCCGGTTCGACGTGGTGCTGGCGACCGGCAACCCGTTCGCGTCGTTCGGTGCGGCCTGGCGCCTTCACCAGCTGGCTCGGATCCCCTACATCCTCGACTACCGGGACTCCTGGACGCTCGACCTGTTCAGCGAGGAGCCCGCGTTCGCGGACGGCGACCCGGCCTGGAAGTGGGAGAGCCGGGTGTTGGGATCCGCGTCCGGCATCGTGTTCGTCAACGAGGCGCTGCGGACCTGGCACGCGGAGCGCTACCCCGGCCAGGCCGACCGGATGTTCGTGGTCCCCAACGGCTGGGACGCCGACACGTTCCCGGCCGTCGCCGAGCCGCCGCCGTCGGCCGCCGCGCCCGCCGGGGGCCTCGCGCCCCGCTTCGCCTACGTCGGAACACTGACCGGCAAGCAGCCGATCGAGCAGATGGTCGAGGGGTTCCGCCGTGCCCGCGAGCATCCCGACATGGCGAACGCGGAACTGGACCTCCACGGATACCTCGGGTTCTTCAAGGGGTCGGACGGCGGGCTCCGCAAGCGGCTCGCCGCCGGAGCCGGCGACGCGGAGCCGGACGCTCCGGGGGAGCAGGACCCCGCGCCCTCGGTGCGGTACCGCGGCCCGGTGTCCAAGACGGAGATCGCCGAGGTCTACCGGACGTCCGACGTGCTGGTCTTCCTGGCGGGCGGCGCGCGCTACGTGACCTCCGGGAAGATCTTCGAGTACATGGCGGCGGGACGGCCCATCGTGTCGGTCCACGCCCCCGGCTCCGCGGCCGAGGAGATCCTCCGGGACTACCCGCTGTGGTTCAACCCGGGCGGTCTCGACCCGGAGGACATCGCCGCGTCGATGGTCGCGGCGGCCAAGGCCGCGGCCGGGCTCGACGGGCGGCAGGTCACGGAGGCGCGCGGGTACGCCGACCGGTTCGAGCGGAACGTCGCGCTGGAGCCGCTCGTCCAGCGGCTGGCAGGGCTGGCGGGCCGTAAGCGGGCCGTGGCCGGATGA
- a CDS encoding DegT/DnrJ/EryC1/StrS family aminotransferase, producing the protein MITTADAETARTLRLLRNQGMEQRYANEIVGANVRLTDVAAAIGRVQLGRLPGWTERRIANARFLDAKITGAAVPPVAPGVRHVYHQYTVRVAGDRDAFQRRLDERKVGSAVYYPTPVHRLRPFLKDGAPDPRWDLPETERAAAEVLSLPVHPSLADDELARVADAVNAAGAAS; encoded by the coding sequence ATGATCACCACCGCCGACGCGGAGACCGCCCGGACGCTGCGGCTGCTGCGCAACCAGGGCATGGAGCAGCGCTACGCCAACGAGATCGTCGGCGCCAACGTGCGGCTCACCGACGTCGCCGCGGCCATCGGCCGCGTGCAGCTCGGGCGGCTGCCCGGCTGGACCGAGCGCCGCATCGCCAACGCCCGGTTCCTGGACGCCAAGATCACCGGGGCCGCGGTGCCGCCGGTCGCGCCCGGCGTGCGGCACGTCTACCACCAGTACACCGTTCGCGTCGCCGGCGACCGGGACGCCTTCCAGCGGCGCCTCGACGAGCGGAAGGTCGGCAGCGCCGTCTACTACCCGACGCCCGTCCACCGGCTCAGGCCGTTCCTGAAGGACGGCGCCCCGGACCCGCGCTGGGACCTGCCCGAGACCGAGCGCGCGGCGGCCGAGGTGCTGTCGCTGCCGGTGCACCCGTCCCTCGCCGACGACGAGCTGGCGCGCGTGGCGGACGCGGTCAACGCCGCCGGGGCCGCGTCGTGA
- a CDS encoding glycosyltransferase, giving the protein MREAGNRDVAVVTPWYPIPQTPFAGAFVQAMVEATAPGCGEVTVYQTDAWSAKMKPEAAAAAAEAHRALMPRALHRATTVAGTGLLRVPVLIPAGCSYAELARHHAAWLREALGGEPFPEPVVHAHVGLRGGWPALENARPDARVFVTEHASYLDKVLEQPDSRDMYEQVLDRCTRFFAVTEALREQLLAVFPAYSGKIDVISNPISFGTARPRPVTELRRWLYVGSLIERKGVGWLLEAFAKCHAEDPALTLTMVGAGALGDQLAQRAAELEVQDAVSFVPPVPPDEAHRLMREHDLLVHAARWETFGVSVIEAVAAGMPVLVTRCGGPERTLAGVESAAGEMIEVREDAESIVGGYRRLRDRFPHDLDLAEAGRVLESRFGYRAVADEHHRHWFPEPGPNGGGES; this is encoded by the coding sequence ATGAGAGAAGCCGGCAACCGCGACGTCGCGGTCGTCACCCCCTGGTACCCGATTCCGCAGACGCCCTTCGCCGGGGCGTTCGTCCAGGCGATGGTGGAGGCGACGGCGCCGGGGTGCGGCGAGGTCACCGTCTACCAGACCGACGCGTGGTCGGCGAAGATGAAACCGGAGGCCGCGGCCGCCGCGGCCGAGGCGCACCGGGCCCTCATGCCGCGGGCGCTGCACCGCGCGACGACCGTCGCGGGCACCGGGCTGCTGCGCGTCCCGGTGCTGATCCCGGCCGGATGCAGCTACGCCGAGCTCGCCCGGCACCACGCGGCATGGCTGCGTGAGGCACTGGGCGGCGAGCCGTTCCCGGAGCCGGTGGTGCACGCCCACGTGGGGTTGCGGGGCGGCTGGCCGGCGCTGGAGAACGCGCGTCCGGACGCGAGGGTGTTCGTGACCGAGCACGCCTCCTACCTCGACAAGGTCCTCGAACAGCCGGACTCGCGCGACATGTACGAGCAGGTCCTGGACCGCTGCACGCGCTTCTTCGCGGTGACGGAGGCCCTGCGCGAGCAGTTGCTGGCGGTTTTCCCGGCGTACTCCGGCAAGATCGACGTGATCTCCAACCCGATCTCGTTCGGCACGGCCCGTCCCCGGCCGGTCACCGAGCTGCGCCGCTGGCTGTACGTGGGCAGCCTCATCGAGCGCAAGGGCGTCGGCTGGCTGCTGGAGGCGTTCGCCAAGTGCCATGCGGAGGACCCCGCGCTGACGCTCACGATGGTCGGGGCGGGAGCCCTGGGCGACCAGCTCGCGCAGCGCGCCGCGGAGCTGGAGGTCCAGGACGCCGTGTCGTTCGTCCCCCCGGTCCCCCCGGACGAGGCCCACAGGCTCATGCGCGAGCATGATCTTCTCGTCCACGCGGCCCGCTGGGAGACGTTCGGGGTGTCGGTCATCGAGGCCGTGGCCGCCGGGATGCCGGTGCTCGTCACGCGCTGCGGTGGGCCCGAGCGGACCCTGGCGGGCGTGGAGAGCGCCGCGGGAGAGATGATCGAGGTCCGGGAGGACGCGGAATCGATCGTCGGCGGGTACCGCCGGCTGCGGGACCGGTTCCCGCACGACCTCGACCTGGCCGAGGCCGGGCGGGTGCTGGAGTCGCGGTTCGGGTACCGCGCCGTGGCCGATGAGCATCACCGGCACTGGTTCCCGGAACCGGGTCCGAACGGGGGAGGAGAATCGTGA
- a CDS encoding glycosyltransferase family 2 protein codes for MPSDGSAGVPDVTVVVAVYNTMPYLTDCLNSLVGQSIGPDRMEVVAVDDGSTDGSGAELDRFAAQYPGVIRVLRQPNSGGPASPSNRALDHATGRYVYFVGADDYLGTEALERMVAAADEWGSDVLVGKMEGVNGRAVRRPELFAENRPEIDLYDSVLPWVLSNCKLFSRELVERHKLRFHEHMRIGSDQPFTLEACVRARRISVLADYTCYYAVLRDDGGNITQGAVQVHTRLECAESLFGVVADLIEPGPKRDAILRRHTRWELTMPTREGFLELDRATQEDVCARVGGLVERYVTDEVLYTLPIVRRARLRLAQLGEVDLLCEAIRDGVAERPYPIALKNGRTYLAYQGFEDPRLGLPDDLFEITKGMRKRLSREVRTVAARCGRDTVDITVRTPLTGPEAGDPATVRLALAPRGGGETLGLDEYTTREAREDGLHVTARIPAALIAASGRNRHALRLVVRAAGETHDVPVPPGASVVPGPRGELFWHRARPYRLGVSGDDRHGTMIETRPVRPAQAVAQRVRRVTSLGGK; via the coding sequence GTGCCGTCTGACGGAAGTGCCGGGGTGCCCGACGTCACCGTCGTGGTCGCGGTCTACAACACGATGCCGTACCTGACCGACTGCCTGAACTCGCTGGTGGGGCAGAGCATCGGCCCGGACCGCATGGAGGTCGTCGCGGTCGACGACGGCTCCACCGACGGCAGCGGCGCCGAGCTCGACCGGTTCGCCGCGCAGTACCCCGGCGTCATCAGGGTGCTGCGCCAGCCGAACTCCGGCGGCCCGGCGTCTCCCAGCAACCGCGCGCTGGACCACGCGACCGGCCGCTACGTCTACTTCGTCGGCGCCGACGACTACCTGGGCACCGAGGCGCTGGAGCGCATGGTCGCGGCGGCCGACGAGTGGGGCTCGGACGTCCTGGTCGGGAAGATGGAGGGCGTCAACGGGCGGGCCGTCCGGCGGCCCGAGCTGTTCGCCGAGAACCGCCCCGAGATCGACCTGTACGACTCGGTGCTGCCGTGGGTGCTGTCGAACTGCAAGCTGTTCAGCCGCGAGCTGGTGGAGCGGCACAAGCTGCGGTTCCACGAGCACATGCGGATCGGCAGCGACCAGCCGTTCACCCTCGAGGCCTGCGTGCGCGCCCGGCGGATCTCCGTCCTCGCCGACTACACCTGCTACTACGCGGTGCTGCGCGACGACGGCGGCAACATCACGCAGGGCGCCGTCCAGGTCCACACCCGGCTCGAATGCGCGGAGAGCCTGTTCGGCGTCGTCGCCGACCTGATCGAACCCGGCCCGAAGCGGGACGCGATCCTCAGGCGGCACACCCGCTGGGAGCTGACGATGCCGACGCGGGAGGGGTTCCTCGAACTCGACCGCGCGACGCAGGAGGACGTCTGCGCCCGCGTCGGTGGCCTCGTCGAGCGCTACGTGACCGACGAGGTCCTCTACACGCTGCCGATCGTCCGCCGCGCCCGGCTCCGGCTGGCGCAGCTCGGCGAGGTCGACCTGCTGTGCGAGGCGATCCGGGACGGGGTCGCCGAGCGGCCCTACCCGATCGCGCTCAAGAACGGCCGGACCTACCTCGCCTACCAGGGCTTCGAGGACCCGCGCCTCGGACTGCCGGACGACCTGTTCGAGATCACCAAGGGGATGCGCAAGCGGCTGTCCCGGGAGGTGCGGACGGTCGCCGCGCGGTGCGGACGGGACACGGTGGACATCACCGTCCGGACCCCGCTCACCGGCCCCGAGGCCGGCGACCCCGCGACCGTGCGGCTCGCGCTCGCCCCCCGCGGCGGCGGGGAGACCCTCGGCCTCGACGAGTACACCACCCGCGAGGCGCGCGAGGACGGCCTGCACGTCACCGCCCGGATCCCGGCGGCGCTCATCGCGGCGTCCGGCCGGAACCGGCACGCCCTCCGGCTGGTCGTGCGGGCGGCGGGCGAGACGCACGACGTCCCCGTGCCGCCGGGGGCGTCCGTCGTGCCCGGCCCGCGCGGCGAGCTGTTCTGGCACCGGGCCAGGCCCTACCGGCTGGGGGTCTCCGGCGACGACCGGCACGGCACGATGATCGAGACACGTCCGGTACGTCCGGCCCAGGCCGTCGCCCAGCGGGTCCGGCGCGTGACGTCCCTTGGAGGTAAGTAG
- a CDS encoding nucleotide sugar dehydrogenase, with protein sequence MRICVVALGKIGLPLAVQFARKGHQVIGADVDERVVAEVNAGREPFPGEAELDVHLAEAVRAGLLTATTDTAAAVAESEAVVVVVPLFVDAEGVPDFGWMDAATRSIAQGLRPGTLVSYETTLPVGTTRDRWAPMLAEGSGLTAGDGFHLVFSPERVLTGRIFADLRRYPKLVGGIDEASARHGVEFYERVLDFDERPDLDRPNGVWDLGSAEAAELAKLAETTYRDVNIGLANQFARYADAAGVDVMKVIEACNTQPYSHIHKPGIAVGGHCIPVYPRMYLWNDPDATVVRAAREANTGMPEYAVGLLADAYGDLTGAGVLVLGAAYRGGVKETAFSGVFPTVEALRRRGAVPYVSDPMYTAEELEALGLPPHRGESVTAAIVQADHSAYRELGADDLPGVKALVDGRRVTDAARWPGVAHVVIGAPAAEQKAPAGRPAPAER encoded by the coding sequence ATGCGGATCTGCGTGGTCGCGCTCGGCAAGATCGGTCTCCCGCTCGCGGTGCAGTTCGCCCGCAAGGGCCACCAGGTGATCGGCGCCGACGTGGACGAACGTGTCGTGGCCGAGGTCAACGCCGGGCGCGAGCCGTTCCCCGGCGAGGCGGAGCTTGACGTCCACCTCGCCGAGGCGGTGCGGGCGGGGCTGCTCACCGCGACGACCGACACGGCGGCGGCGGTCGCCGAGTCCGAGGCGGTCGTCGTGGTGGTGCCCCTGTTCGTCGACGCGGAGGGCGTCCCGGACTTCGGCTGGATGGACGCCGCGACCCGCTCCATCGCGCAGGGCCTGCGCCCCGGCACGCTCGTCAGCTACGAGACGACGCTGCCCGTCGGCACCACCCGGGACCGCTGGGCCCCGATGCTGGCGGAGGGCTCGGGCCTCACCGCGGGCGACGGCTTCCACCTGGTGTTCAGCCCGGAGCGCGTGCTGACCGGCCGGATCTTCGCCGACCTGCGCCGCTACCCCAAGCTCGTCGGCGGCATCGACGAGGCGTCCGCCCGGCACGGCGTCGAGTTCTACGAGCGGGTCCTCGACTTCGACGAGCGGCCCGACCTCGACCGCCCGAACGGCGTCTGGGACCTCGGTTCCGCGGAGGCGGCGGAGCTCGCCAAGCTCGCCGAGACCACCTACCGCGACGTCAACATCGGCCTCGCCAACCAGTTCGCCCGCTACGCCGACGCGGCGGGCGTGGACGTCATGAAGGTCATCGAGGCCTGCAACACCCAGCCGTACAGCCACATCCACAAGCCGGGCATCGCCGTCGGCGGCCACTGCATCCCGGTGTATCCGCGGATGTACCTGTGGAACGACCCGGACGCGACCGTCGTCCGCGCCGCCCGCGAGGCCAACACGGGCATGCCCGAGTACGCCGTCGGCCTCCTCGCCGACGCCTACGGCGACCTGACCGGCGCGGGCGTCCTCGTGCTGGGCGCGGCGTACCGGGGCGGCGTCAAAGAGACGGCGTTCTCCGGCGTCTTCCCCACGGTCGAGGCGCTGCGGCGGCGCGGCGCCGTCCCGTACGTGTCCGACCCGATGTACACCGCCGAGGAACTGGAGGCCCTGGGCCTGCCGCCCCACCGCGGCGAGTCGGTCACGGCCGCGATCGTGCAGGCCGACCACTCCGCCTACCGCGAACTCGGCGCGGACGACCTGCCGGGCGTCAAGGCCCTGGTCGACGGCCGCCGCGTCACCGACGCCGCCCGCTGGCCCGGCGTCGCCCACGTCGTGATCGGCGCCCCCGCCGCCGAGCAGAAGGCGCCGGCCGGGCGGCCGGCGCCCGCCGAGAGGTGA
- a CDS encoding Gfo/Idh/MocA family protein, translating to MSAPLRAGLVGLGVMGRNHARVLSGLDGVDLVGIVDPAGRPDGAPHGVPMMASLQDLLDAGVDYAVVACPTALHEEIGLALAEGGVGALIEKPLAESVEAAERLVTAFESRGLVAGVGHIERYNPALQSMRTRLEAGELGEVFQVVTRRQGPFPHRIADVGVVKDLATHDIDLTGWVTGQDYVSVSAHTVARSGRPHEDMVAAVGRLADGAMANHLVNWLSPFKERTTVVTGERGCFIADTLTADLTFYANGEVSTEWEALRAFRGVSEGDMIRYAIPKREPLLVEHERFRDAVLAGPGGAAQGDVVTLRQGLRTVQVSAAVLKSARLGETVTLLPEEALGAV from the coding sequence GTGAGCGCGCCGCTGCGCGCGGGCCTGGTCGGGCTGGGCGTGATGGGACGCAACCACGCCCGGGTCCTGTCCGGGCTGGACGGCGTCGACCTCGTCGGCATCGTCGACCCGGCCGGGCGGCCCGACGGCGCCCCGCACGGGGTGCCGATGATGGCCTCCCTCCAGGACCTGCTGGACGCCGGCGTCGACTACGCGGTGGTCGCCTGCCCGACGGCGCTGCACGAGGAGATCGGGCTCGCGCTCGCCGAGGGCGGCGTCGGCGCGCTGATCGAGAAGCCGCTCGCCGAGTCGGTGGAGGCCGCCGAACGGCTCGTGACGGCGTTCGAGTCGCGCGGTCTCGTGGCCGGGGTCGGCCACATCGAGCGCTACAACCCGGCGCTGCAGAGCATGCGGACCCGGCTGGAGGCGGGCGAGCTGGGCGAGGTGTTCCAGGTCGTCACGCGCCGCCAGGGCCCGTTCCCGCACCGGATCGCCGACGTCGGCGTCGTCAAGGACCTCGCGACCCACGACATCGACCTGACCGGGTGGGTGACCGGCCAGGACTACGTGTCGGTCTCCGCGCACACCGTGGCGCGCAGCGGCCGCCCCCACGAGGACATGGTCGCCGCCGTCGGCCGCCTGGCCGACGGCGCCATGGCCAACCACCTGGTGAACTGGCTGAGCCCGTTCAAGGAGCGCACCACCGTCGTCACCGGCGAGCGCGGATGCTTCATCGCCGACACGCTCACCGCCGACCTCACCTTCTACGCCAACGGGGAGGTGAGCACCGAGTGGGAGGCGCTGCGCGCGTTCCGCGGCGTCTCCGAGGGCGACATGATCCGGTATGCGATCCCCAAGCGCGAGCCGCTGCTGGTCGAGCACGAGCGCTTCCGCGACGCGGTCCTCGCCGGCCCCGGCGGGGCGGCCCAGGGCGACGTCGTCACCCTGCGGCAGGGCCTGCGGACGGTCCAGGTGTCGGCCGCCGTCCTGAAGTCCGCCCGCCTCGGCGAGACGGTGACGCTCCTCCCCGAGGAGGCCCTCGGTGCCGTCTGA